In Vicinamibacterales bacterium, the DNA window CAGGTAGAGCACGAGCATCGAGACCACACTGAACAGCAGCATCGCCGCCGCGTATTCCGTCCAGCGCATCTCGTGCGTCTCGTCGACGCCCGTCGCGGCGTAGATCAGCCGCTCGATCGGGCGCAGAGCCGGATCGAGCCAGGT includes these proteins:
- a CDS encoding potassium-transporting ATPase subunit KdpA, producing MTVNGWLQIGVYLLAILAVTPLLGRFMTRVFNRERTWLDPALRPIERLIYAATGVDETHEMRWTEYAAAMLLFSVVSMLVLYL